Genomic DNA from Haloarcula marina:
CGCCCGTCTTCCTCCTGGCGAACGCGCTGTTCTGGACCGGCTGGATAAACGTCGTCATCGGCCAGTTCAACTGCGTGCCGACGTTCCCGCTGGACGGCGGACACATCCTCCGAGCGGGGACTGAATCGGTCGTCTCGCGGCTCCCCGTCCCGGACCGGCGACGGCTGACGACGGCGGTGACCATCGCCGTCACCGTCTCGATGATCGGCGGCCTCATCCTGATGGTGTTCGGGCCGCGGTTCTTCGCGTAGGGACCGCCTTTCGTTACCCATTTACTCCCCGCCGTGAGAGATTGGCGTATGTTCTTAGCGCTCCGTGCGGAGGCCGAAGACGCGCTGGCCGCCGCGCTCACGGACCTCGACCTCCCGACCGACGACCTCGGTATCGAGGAGCCGCCCGAAGACGTCGACGCCGTCCTCGCGTCGAGCGCGGCGTTCCGGTTGGCCGGCGAAGTCGGCGCGCCGCCGCCGAAAGTCGCGGCCGACGTGGCCGACGCCATCGACACCGAGGGCCTCACCTACGTCAGCGAGGTCACGACACAGGGACCGTACGTCAACTTCCTGCCGAGCGAGGCCTACTTCGCCGAGACGCTCGAAGCCGCGACCGACGACGACTACGGCCGTCTGCCCGACCGAGAGACGAGCGTCGTCGTCGAACACACCTCCGCGAACCCGACCGGCCCCGTCCACGTCGGTCGAGCGCGCAACCCCATCATCGGCGACGCCGTCGCTCGCGTCCTCGACTACGCGGGCTACGACGTGGACCGCCACTACTACGTCAACGACGCGGGCCGCCAAATCGCGGTGTTCACGTGGGCCTACGAAACCTTCGACGAGTCCGACTTGCCCGAACCGGAGCGTGATTCCCCCGAGTACGAGATGGTCCGGTACTACCGCAAGGGCAACACGTTCCTCGAAGAGGCGGACGCTGACAAGGTCGAGGAGGCCGAGGCCGAGGTGCAGGCCATCTTGCAGGGCTTAGAGGACGGCGACGAGGCGACCTACGACCGCGTCGCCGAAGTCGTCGACACCGTCCTCGGCGGGATGCAGGCCACGCTCGAACGCCTGCCCGCCGTCTTCGACGAGTTCGTCAAGGAGACGCGGTTCATGCGCGACGGGAGCACCGACGACCTCGTCGACCGCCTGAAGGAACTCGACTGCGCCGTCTACGAAGAGGACGCGTGGCAACTCGACCTCCCCGACTTCGAAAAGAATCTCGTCTTCCTGCGCTCGGACGACACCTCCCTCTATACGACCCGCGATTTGGCCCACCACGAGTGGAAGTTCGACAACTACGACCGCGCGGTCACGGTGCTGGGCGAGGACCACAAACTGCAGGCCGACCAGCTAGACGCGGCCCTCGACCTCCTCGGCAACGACACCGACCAACTCCGGCAGGTGTTCTACTCGTGGGTCAACCTCCCCGAGGGCGGGATGAGCACCCGCGAGGGGACCGGCATCGACTTGGACGACCTCTTGGACGAGGCCATCGACCGCGCCCGCGCGGAGGTCGAGTCCCGACTCGACGACCGCTCTCGCGGCGACCTGACCGAAGACGACATCGAGCGCATCGCCCATCAGGTCGGTATCGGCGCGGT
This window encodes:
- the argS gene encoding arginine--tRNA ligase; translation: MFLALRAEAEDALAAALTDLDLPTDDLGIEEPPEDVDAVLASSAAFRLAGEVGAPPPKVAADVADAIDTEGLTYVSEVTTQGPYVNFLPSEAYFAETLEAATDDDYGRLPDRETSVVVEHTSANPTGPVHVGRARNPIIGDAVARVLDYAGYDVDRHYYVNDAGRQIAVFTWAYETFDESDLPEPERDSPEYEMVRYYRKGNTFLEEADADKVEEAEAEVQAILQGLEDGDEATYDRVAEVVDTVLGGMQATLERLPAVFDEFVKETRFMRDGSTDDLVDRLKELDCAVYEEDAWQLDLPDFEKNLVFLRSDDTSLYTTRDLAHHEWKFDNYDRAVTVLGEDHKLQADQLDAALDLLGNDTDQLRQVFYSWVNLPEGGMSTREGTGIDLDDLLDEAIDRARAEVESRLDDRSRGDLTEDDIERIAHQVGIGAVRYDIVSKQPTKGITFEWDRALDFEAQSAPYVQYIHARCCGILDEADDGEIPSAPDIAHLSEPEERDLLRVIARFPAVIDEAADDLQPHTVATYTRDLAETFNAFYRECPVLSADAETRAARLALVAGTRHAVANALDAIGVEAPDSM